The genomic segment GCGATGCGGCGATACCAAGGGCGAACACGCCTCGGGTGCCCCAACCGATGCGCTTGAGTCGAACGACGTCCTGCGTCATCAGGCCACCTCCCGGAAGGCGGCGGGACGCGCGGCCAGGTCGGCGGCGAGGCGCGTCACGCGGGCCTCAGCCCGACGCAAACGACGCCAGTCCAGCGGCGACGGGCCGCCGTGGTCAGCGGCGTGGATCAGGGTGATCTCGGCGTCTAGCAGAGACAACTCAGCCTCGATCAACGGCCACTCGACCTCAATCGCGGACAACGCCTCTGGGGAAGGATCGAACTTTCGGTCTGCGGCTCTCAAGACGCACTCCTTCGCGATGATCGGGAATAGGTGCCGGTGTTCGCCCCCCTTCACTGCATCGTTCAGGGGGGTGCACCAACAGAGCACCATGCCGACCTCGCCGTAGTCAACCCCCCTTAACAGATAACTTCATGGGACTAGATGACTGCTCAAGTTGCCATCCCCCCTTGACCGGGAGCCGAGTATGATTAGGCCCCTTGACGGCTGTGGGGAGATTTCGCCTTGAAGGATCTGGCCGACGTTGAGGCCCTCACCAACGCACGCGAGCGTGCCCTGACCGCACATAAGCTGATCGACGACCACCAGCTGGCAATCGCGGAGTTATCCCGGATCCGGCGGTCTGCGCTCGAAGAGCTGCTCAGTGACAACATGACGCAAGCTCAGCTAGCGGAAATGCTCGACATGTCGCGCTCACGCGTCTCGCAGCTTCTCTCCGCCGGGACACGGCCCGAACGGGCATTCCTCGGCGCCGGCCGCATCACCATGGCAATCGGGGGAAAGTTCGAGGTCGGCCGAAGCGACCCCGGCGCTGTGTTGTCTGCCGAAGCCTTTACGGCGTACGAGGTTCTCGCCGAGACCGCGAGGGCAGTTGGACTCGATGCTGCCTACGAGGTGGTTCCCCCACCAGGGCACGTGCACCTCAACCGCCCGAATCTGATTGTCCTAACCAACCCGCGGCTTCTCCCCTTCTTGAGCCAAGTAATGGAAGCCGATCCGCATCTCCGTTATGTCGAGGATCGGAACGGCTGGTTCATCAAAGAGCCCGACACGGGCAAGGAGTACCGTTCGCCCCGCGACAGCGGCGAGTGCGCGGACTATGGCTACCTTGGCCGCCTACCGCGGCCAGATGGGAAGGGATCCTTCCTCTACATAGCCGGCACACACGCGCAAGGAACTCTCGGAACTGCCCGCTATGTGGCCGACAATTTGCCGGAGCTGCACAGAGAGCTGAAAACTCGGCGGTTCTCAACCGTCATTCTCTGCCGCTACAGCGAGAACGATCGCCTTCAGATCACATCTACAGAGCGGGTCACGCCGCTCTTCCGCCACGAAGGTTGACGCACCCCATGCGTACTGCCGTAGCTTCACTTCCCTCCAGCGAAGATGGATCTAACGAGGACTGGTACTCCGCATCTCCGCACCTTATCGTCGTGCTCGATGGCGCCACCGCGAGGACCGATACCGGATGCCAACACGGCGTCTCTTGGTATGCCGCACACCTCGGCGCAGCCCTGTCCGAGGGAGCGCACGATGTCAACCAGTCGCTACCGCACGTGCTTTCAATGGGAATCGAACGAGTAGCCAGCCTGCACCCATCCTGCGATCTCACGCATGAGGGCACCCCGTCTGCAGCGGTAGCCATTGTCCGCATAGCCGGGGACTGGGCTGAGTATCTAGTTCTCGGCGACGTATCAGTCGTGTTCGATGACGGCAACGACCCCATAGTTGTGTCAGATGAAAGAGTCAGCCAAACAGCACTGGTCGAGCGCCGCGCTGCGGACGCCCATCCCATAGGGACTGCGAAAAAGCAACAAGCAATGATCCGCATGAAACATGCGGAACTTGCGATGCGAAATCGGCACGGCGGTTACTGGATCGCGGCTGCAGATCCATCCGTGGCAGAGCACGCCCTCATCGGCCGACTGCCTGAAGCCAGTCTCCGACGCTTCGCTGTGCTAACTGACGGCGCGGCACGTGCGATCAGCCCATTTAACGAAATGGAGTGGAGAGATCTTCTCGATCTCGCGGAAGCGGAGAGTCCTGAAAGCGTACTGCGGCGGGTACGCGCCGCCGAGGCAGCCGACCCATACGGGATCCGATGGCCGCGCAACAAGCGAAGTGACGATGCAACGATCGCATTCGCGACAAAATGAACACCAAGGCGCCGGTTGCATAGAGGGTAGGCCACCCCGGTCACCGTCAACGCATTCGGCCGGCGCGCCTCTTAAGTGGTGGCCATCTATGTTTGGTCAGATCCGGCAACAGAAGCGCCACTATCTCGGACGGCGCCAGATCCCAACGTGGAGCTATCGCGGCGGTGGCGTCACTGTTACTTGGACAGTATTGCTGTACACCTTTACGGGACATGGTGGAATAATCGGGGCAACGTCCACAGTTCGCTGCTTACGCAAATCGTCTACGAGAATAGTCTGTTTGGAAGACCGGCCCGGAAAGTCGCAGATTAACCTCTTTACGATGTCGTCACTTTTATAACGCTTAACACCATCTGACCCTGTCCATAAAATCGTCGTCTCATCATCCTTGCGGCTTAATACATAACCAGTTTGAGGCGAAAAAGACTTCACAGTTATAGA from the Paractinoplanes abujensis genome contains:
- a CDS encoding DUF6284 family protein — protein: MRAADRKFDPSPEALSAIEVEWPLIEAELSLLDAEITLIHAADHGGPSPLDWRRLRRAEARVTRLAADLAARPAAFREVA
- a CDS encoding helix-turn-helix domain-containing protein, translating into MKDLADVEALTNARERALTAHKLIDDHQLAIAELSRIRRSALEELLSDNMTQAQLAEMLDMSRSRVSQLLSAGTRPERAFLGAGRITMAIGGKFEVGRSDPGAVLSAEAFTAYEVLAETARAVGLDAAYEVVPPPGHVHLNRPNLIVLTNPRLLPFLSQVMEADPHLRYVEDRNGWFIKEPDTGKEYRSPRDSGECADYGYLGRLPRPDGKGSFLYIAGTHAQGTLGTARYVADNLPELHRELKTRRFSTVILCRYSENDRLQITSTERVTPLFRHEG
- a CDS encoding protein phosphatase 2C domain-containing protein, which translates into the protein MLDGATARTDTGCQHGVSWYAAHLGAALSEGAHDVNQSLPHVLSMGIERVASLHPSCDLTHEGTPSAAVAIVRIAGDWAEYLVLGDVSVVFDDGNDPIVVSDERVSQTALVERRAADAHPIGTAKKQQAMIRMKHAELAMRNRHGGYWIAAADPSVAEHALIGRLPEASLRRFAVLTDGAARAISPFNEMEWRDLLDLAEAESPESVLRRVRAAEAADPYGIRWPRNKRSDDATIAFATK